From uncultured Desulfobacter sp.:
TGTTTAGCCTTGCAGCGATTTTTCTTGCCCGTGCATCATCCAGCAGGATGATGCAGCCAGGTGTTGTTTGAGCCAGGGCAATTGCTTGGGCTTCTCCTGCATCCACAAGGATGCTTAAAGGCTGAACCAGTTGAGCCGAAGGCCCTTTGATTTTTATCCATTTAACTTGGCTTATCTCATATGCACCTGGCAACCCCGGTCCTTTTACGGTTACTTCGTGCCAGACTTCGGTAGGAGCGATGATCTCAGAGAATATACGGGGTAGAAGTTCAAGCTGGCCAATGCGTGCCAAGCCGATGAGAGGGCCGCTGTCTGCAACGGCTATGGCCTCACGCATTTTTTAATTCATCCGTGATTTGATCATCATCAAGATTTATCACAGGTATTTCCATACGGCCCAATTCATCCATGAATTTTATTTTATTCATGTCGCACAATTCCGCTGCTTTACCAACAGAAAGACGACCCATCTCAAACAGTTTGACTGCCAGCAAAAAAAGCATCTCCTGTTCCAGTGCTTTTTTTGATTTACCGGTGGATATCAAAAGGTCATCACTGTATGGTATTGAGAGAGTTTGCATGATTGTCCCCTAATTTTTATAAAATGCTATGTGGCTGGGCAAGCGCGATGTTTTGAAATTTATGCTTCATCACAACCAGGTTAAGCATATTTTTGACTAATGTCCTTTCATCCTCGTTATAATCGTCAATTGCTTCAAAATATCTTAACAGTTCCCTGTCTTTTACCTCGATTTTAGCACTCTGGCCCCTGGCCTCAGAGGCCAGATAATCCAGACTGACATCAAACGCTTCAGATATCCTGATCAAAATTTCTGCTGAGGGGATATTGGTTCCTCGTTCATAGGCTGATATCTGTTTTTGTTTTACGCCTATTTTTTCAGAGAGTTCAGCCTGGGTCCATTTTTTTCTCAGTTCTCAGCTGTTTTATCCTGTCTCCGATATTCATAGTACCGCTCTTTTTATTGGTATAAAATCCTTTAATTCTTTAATTAAATAATATATCCAATGAAACGGTAAAAATCCATATCTTTTTCGTTTTAACATATTTACAATATCGGTTTATTGGACTACATAACCCAATAAAAGGGATAAAAATAATTTTGTAGTGTTAAATTGTATAATCAT
This genomic window contains:
- a CDS encoding UPF0175 family protein, encoding MQTLSIPYSDDLLISTGKSKKALEQEMLFLLAVKLFEMGRLSVGKAAELCDMNKIKFMDELGRMEIPVINLDDDQITDELKNA
- a CDS encoding DUF3368 domain-containing protein — translated: MREAIAVADSGPLIGLARIGQLELLPRIFSEIIAPTEVWHEVTVKGPGLPGAYEISQVKWIKIKGPSAQLVQPLSILVDAGEAQAIALAQTTPGCIILLDDARARKIAARLNIKQIGTIGLLLRAKRMGLIDKIRPHIEALIENGIYIRQQLIDTVLTEAGE